The candidate division KSB1 bacterium genome has a segment encoding these proteins:
- the dnaG gene encoding DNA primase codes for MSRYSQEIIDRVRAANDILEVISGYLNLRRKGQNYFGLCPFHHEKTPSFSVNEEMQIFHCFGCGAGGNVFTFIMRIEGLTFIEAVRYLARRAGIALPEDQEDLQDVRIKEALYFANRMAAEYYAQMLRSPQAEEARAYLAGRGISEDEYDLFGLGYAPNEWDGLLRRAAEKSIDADLLAKAGLAIKKENGGYYDRFRGRITFAIKDLTGQVVAFGARRLYEDGSPKYINSPETEIYQKRYILYGLYDSREAIRKADQVIIVEGYTDWMSLHRVGIRNIVATSGTALTEDHAAVLRRYTSNAVLFFDSDSAGAAASLRGADILLENGLEVKICSAPEGKDPDEFARRAGAEEVKRVTAAAVPLIDFKLKRFEALGRGASANRRAELTRELLASVAKMSDPIRRSFLVRDFAERLHVDEAFLWSELTKLQQQHRAAARAEKQEPVSEPAVRTRRQAAEIALLEVSLRHPEVISPIMKNLNLDDIADEEIRRIFERFKEEPVDPDQFRPQDYVTAVGDAYLAERLSGLLHADDPFPKFRQYARQCLINLHLELIDEKIRQIKELMKEETAEQKTELLDQLRYHLQEREKMRRGEHLIWPLIQESL; via the coding sequence ATGAGCCGCTATTCTCAAGAGATCATCGATCGGGTACGCGCCGCCAATGACATCCTCGAAGTTATTTCGGGCTATCTGAATCTGCGCCGAAAAGGACAAAACTATTTCGGCTTGTGCCCTTTTCATCACGAAAAGACGCCTTCGTTCAGCGTCAACGAAGAGATGCAGATCTTTCACTGCTTCGGCTGCGGCGCCGGCGGAAACGTCTTTACCTTTATTATGCGTATCGAAGGGCTCACCTTTATTGAGGCGGTTCGCTATTTGGCGCGCCGCGCCGGCATTGCGTTGCCGGAGGACCAGGAAGACCTGCAGGACGTACGCATCAAAGAGGCGCTTTATTTCGCTAATCGCATGGCGGCTGAATACTATGCGCAGATGCTGCGCTCGCCTCAGGCTGAAGAGGCCCGCGCTTACCTCGCCGGTCGCGGCATTTCCGAAGACGAGTATGATCTTTTCGGCCTCGGCTACGCACCCAATGAATGGGACGGTCTGCTGCGCCGAGCCGCTGAAAAGTCAATCGACGCGGATTTGCTTGCAAAGGCAGGACTGGCGATCAAAAAGGAGAACGGCGGCTATTATGACCGCTTTCGCGGGCGGATCACCTTTGCGATCAAAGACCTGACCGGCCAGGTTGTGGCTTTTGGGGCGCGGAGACTTTATGAGGACGGTTCGCCGAAATACATTAATTCGCCGGAAACGGAAATCTACCAAAAGCGCTACATCCTTTACGGCCTTTACGACAGCCGCGAAGCGATCCGCAAGGCGGATCAGGTCATCATCGTCGAGGGGTATACCGACTGGATGAGCCTCCATCGCGTCGGCATCCGCAATATCGTCGCCACCTCGGGAACGGCCCTCACCGAAGACCATGCCGCCGTTCTGCGCCGCTATACCTCGAACGCGGTGCTCTTTTTCGACTCGGATTCGGCAGGAGCGGCGGCTTCGCTGCGCGGGGCCGACATATTGCTCGAAAACGGCCTGGAAGTCAAAATCTGTTCCGCGCCCGAAGGTAAAGATCCCGACGAATTTGCCAGACGCGCCGGTGCTGAGGAGGTAAAGCGTGTAACGGCCGCAGCCGTGCCGCTGATCGACTTTAAATTGAAGCGCTTCGAGGCGCTCGGCAGAGGAGCTTCCGCCAATCGGCGCGCGGAATTGACGCGTGAATTGCTCGCCTCGGTGGCCAAAATGAGCGATCCGATCCGCCGCTCGTTTTTAGTGCGGGATTTTGCCGAACGTCTGCATGTTGATGAAGCATTTTTATGGAGCGAATTGACCAAGCTTCAGCAGCAACATCGCGCGGCTGCACGCGCCGAGAAGCAGGAGCCGGTGTCGGAACCCGCGGTCCGCACCCGTCGTCAGGCAGCGGAGATTGCCCTGCTGGAAGTCTCTCTGCGCCACCCTGAGGTTATCAGCCCGATCATGAAAAATCTCAACCTCGATGATATTGCCGATGAAGAAATTCGCAGGATCTTTGAACGATTCAAAGAAGAACCTGTCGATCCGGATCAGTTTCGGCCGCAGGACTATGTCACCGCCGTCGGCGATGCCTATCTTGCCGAGCGCCTTTCCGGTCTGCTGCATGCGGACGATCCCTTTCCCAAGTTCCGGCAATACGCGCGCCAGTGTTTAATCAATCTGCACTTGGAACTGATCGATGAAAAGATTCGTCAAATCAAGGAACTCATGAAGGAAGAAACGGCCGAACAAAAGACGGAACTGCTCGATCAACTGCGTTATCATCTGCAGGAGCGGGAAAAAATGCGGCGCGGCGAACACCTCATCTGGCCGCTAATCCAAGAATCTCTATGA
- a CDS encoding metallophosphoesterase family protein, protein MKKSQRILSRRLERHLKIIVEHLKAPAIILTPALKLTGLYERGFRNASRLRRCEFSLSFTALPPAFDGYRLLILSDLHIDTPLPLAEQIRSLTRDVPFDLALFLGDFRHKISGAHRSAAEKTKQLLADLSPRDGILAVRGNHDSPALMEELQDAGIEVLTNRHKAVRHDDQAIWILGVDDPHYDRADDLAAAASGVPADGFKILLAHTAELFREAAASGVDLYLCGHTHGGQICLRNGRPIITNVRTPRAWSYGFWHYRNMTGYTSSGVGCSSVPVRFNCPPEIVLITLRRKMSE, encoded by the coding sequence ATGAAAAAATCCCAACGAATTCTCTCGCGCCGACTCGAAAGACACCTTAAAATCATCGTCGAACACCTCAAGGCGCCGGCAATCATCCTGACGCCCGCGCTCAAGCTCACGGGACTCTATGAGCGCGGTTTTCGCAACGCTTCCCGATTGCGGCGATGCGAGTTTTCGCTGTCCTTTACTGCACTGCCGCCGGCGTTCGACGGCTATCGTCTGCTGATTCTCAGCGATCTGCATATCGACACCCCTCTGCCGCTTGCCGAACAAATCCGCTCGTTGACTCGAGATGTTCCTTTCGATCTCGCGCTGTTTTTGGGTGATTTTCGGCATAAAATTTCCGGAGCCCATCGGTCGGCCGCTGAGAAAACGAAGCAACTGTTAGCCGATCTAAGCCCCAGGGACGGCATTTTGGCGGTACGCGGTAATCACGACTCTCCTGCTCTTATGGAGGAGTTGCAGGATGCAGGCATAGAGGTCTTGACCAATCGTCACAAAGCCGTCAGACATGATGATCAGGCGATTTGGATTCTCGGCGTTGACGATCCGCACTATGACCGCGCCGATGATTTGGCGGCCGCCGCTTCAGGCGTTCCGGCAGACGGATTCAAGATTCTGCTCGCGCACACGGCCGAGCTGTTTAGAGAGGCAGCCGCATCGGGCGTCGATCTCTATCTGTGCGGTCACACGCACGGCGGCCAGATTTGCCTGCGCAACGGCCGACCGATCATCACCAACGTCCGCACGCCGCGCGCCTGGTCGTACGGCTTTTGGCATTATCGCAATATGACAGGCTATACCAGCAGCGGTGTCGGCTGCAGCTCAGTTCCGGTTCGATTCAATTGCCCGCCGGAAATTGTCCTCATAACACTCAGGAGAAAAATGAGCGAATGA
- the alr gene encoding alanine racemase, producing MKRINQPTIAEWENIVRPTQVEVNLTRLRQNLAAIRAKTAPARIMAILKANAYGHGLVRVAQLMQEERVDYIGVAVLEEGLLLREAGIRLPILVLGGVLGNQIPYFIRHDLTITASSIDKLRAIEEAAKAMGRTTKVHLKIDTGMERIGVHYYNAEGFIRASLECRHVMVEGIYTHFANADTADLSHARLQLQRFLDVLEIYDRLGVPRPTAHAANSGAILQLPEAYLDMVRPGILLYGVYPSRTAARTVPVKPALTWKSRVVYFKVIQPGHPVGYGSTWQTDHPVRAVTVPVGYGDGYFRSMSHKAQVILHGKRYPVVGVISMDQIVVNIENDSAYNDDEVILIGESDGVSITVEELADWAGTIPYEILTNINTRVPRLYRGEEVPNLR from the coding sequence ATGAAACGCATTAATCAGCCGACCATCGCCGAGTGGGAAAACATCGTTCGTCCGACCCAGGTTGAAGTCAACTTGACGCGGTTGCGGCAAAACTTGGCGGCCATTCGCGCCAAAACCGCGCCGGCGCGCATCATGGCCATCCTCAAAGCCAATGCCTACGGCCACGGGTTGGTAAGGGTTGCTCAATTGATGCAGGAAGAGCGCGTCGATTATATCGGCGTTGCGGTATTGGAGGAAGGCCTGCTGCTGCGCGAGGCGGGCATCCGGCTGCCCATCTTGGTCTTGGGAGGCGTGTTGGGCAATCAGATTCCCTACTTTATTCGTCACGATTTGACCATCACGGCTTCCAGCATCGACAAGCTGCGGGCGATCGAGGAAGCTGCAAAAGCCATGGGACGCACGACCAAGGTGCATCTCAAAATCGATACGGGAATGGAGCGGATCGGCGTCCATTACTATAACGCCGAGGGATTCATTCGTGCCTCTCTGGAATGCCGTCATGTTATGGTGGAAGGCATTTACACGCACTTTGCCAACGCCGATACAGCGGACTTGTCGCATGCACGGCTGCAGCTGCAGCGTTTTCTCGACGTGTTGGAAATCTATGACCGGCTGGGTGTGCCGCGCCCCACGGCGCACGCGGCCAATTCCGGCGCCATCCTGCAGCTCCCCGAGGCCTATCTGGACATGGTACGGCCCGGCATTCTGCTCTACGGCGTCTACCCTTCCCGCACTGCAGCGCGCACCGTACCGGTCAAGCCGGCATTGACTTGGAAATCGCGGGTGGTCTATTTTAAGGTCATTCAACCCGGCCATCCGGTCGGCTACGGCTCCACATGGCAGACGGATCATCCGGTGCGCGCAGTCACGGTGCCGGTAGGCTATGGAGACGGCTATTTCCGCAGCATGTCGCACAAGGCGCAGGTTATTCTGCACGGCAAACGCTATCCGGTCGTCGGCGTGATCTCCATGGATCAGATTGTCGTGAATATCGAAAACGACAGCGCCTACAACGACGATGAGGTCATCTTGATCGGCGAGAGCGACGGGGTTTCAATTACCGTCGAAGAATTGGCCGACTGGGCGGGGACCATCCCCTACGAAATTCTGACCAACATCAATACCCGCGTGCCTCGACTCTATCGCGGGGAAGAGGTGCCGAATCTGCGGTAG